The Chitinivorax sp. PXF-14 genome has a window encoding:
- the lnt gene encoding apolipoprotein N-acyltransferase, translating into MPRRLPPRLRYLLAFVAGLFCVFGFAPFYLFPIPVLGYAVLAGLLMTSASARSAAWVGFSFGLGYFVGGVSWVFVSLHVFGGMPAWMAGGATLIFCAFLAFYPALACWLSYRLARQRIGAWLLLAPALLGLSEWLRGWLFSGFPWQAPGYSQVPLSPLAGYAPLLGVYGITWLVLSSAFLLVACWSKALSRRLRVGLAILLLACWGGGAALRQVEWSEPVGRPISVALLQGNVAQDKKWLESELVDTFHRYRDQTLASRADLIVLPETALPIFLHQIPEEYLQQLSDHARSLGGDILVGVPEMSRDGSQYYNAVMSLGRAPRQFYRKSHLAPFGEYIPLKSVFGVFYQWLSIPLTDFGRGGLQQRPMQVAGQSVAVDICYEDVFGEEIIEQLPEATLLLNVTNDAWWGRSAAAMQHLQIAQMRSLETSRPMLRATNTGMTAIINHRGEVDATAPWFTRTTLTGTAQGRRGETPYTRWGNRPAVLLQSAMVLFGVVLGRMRLRGY; encoded by the coding sequence ATGCCGCGTCGCCTGCCGCCCAGGTTGCGCTATCTGTTGGCGTTTGTCGCCGGCTTGTTCTGCGTGTTCGGCTTCGCACCGTTCTACCTGTTCCCTATTCCGGTGCTCGGCTACGCCGTGCTCGCCGGCTTGTTGATGACCAGTGCTTCGGCGCGCTCGGCCGCCTGGGTCGGCTTCTCGTTCGGGCTGGGGTATTTTGTCGGCGGCGTCAGCTGGGTGTTCGTCAGCCTTCATGTGTTTGGCGGCATGCCGGCGTGGATGGCCGGCGGCGCCACCTTGATCTTCTGCGCCTTCCTGGCGTTCTACCCTGCCTTGGCATGCTGGCTGTCCTATCGGCTCGCGCGCCAGCGCATAGGCGCTTGGCTGCTGCTCGCGCCCGCCCTGCTGGGGCTGAGCGAATGGCTGCGCGGCTGGTTGTTCTCCGGTTTTCCGTGGCAGGCGCCAGGCTATTCCCAGGTGCCGCTCAGTCCGCTCGCCGGCTACGCGCCCCTGCTCGGGGTCTACGGCATTACCTGGCTGGTGCTGTCGAGCGCCTTCCTGTTGGTGGCTTGCTGGTCAAAGGCGCTGAGCCGACGGTTGCGGGTTGGCCTGGCCATCTTGCTGCTGGCTTGCTGGGGGGGCGGTGCAGCCCTGCGCCAGGTCGAGTGGTCCGAGCCCGTCGGCAGGCCCATCTCGGTTGCCCTGCTGCAAGGCAATGTCGCTCAGGACAAGAAATGGCTGGAGTCCGAGCTGGTCGACACCTTTCATCGCTATCGCGATCAGACCCTGGCTTCCCGCGCCGACCTGATCGTGCTGCCCGAGACGGCGCTACCCATCTTCCTGCACCAGATTCCCGAGGAATACCTGCAACAGCTGTCCGACCATGCCCGTTCGTTGGGCGGGGACATCCTGGTCGGTGTGCCGGAGATGAGTCGCGACGGCAGCCAGTACTACAACGCCGTGATGAGCTTGGGCCGCGCGCCGCGCCAGTTCTACCGCAAGTCCCATCTCGCGCCTTTCGGCGAGTACATTCCGCTCAAATCGGTGTTTGGCGTGTTCTATCAGTGGCTGAGCATCCCCCTGACCGATTTCGGCCGTGGCGGCCTGCAGCAACGCCCGATGCAGGTGGCCGGGCAGTCCGTCGCCGTCGACATCTGCTACGAGGATGTGTTCGGCGAAGAAATCATCGAGCAGTTGCCCGAGGCAACCTTGCTGCTGAATGTGACCAACGATGCGTGGTGGGGGCGGTCTGCCGCCGCCATGCAACACCTGCAGATCGCCCAAATGCGCTCGCTGGAAACATCGCGCCCCATGCTGCGTGCGACGAATACCGGCATGACGGCGATCATCAACCATCGTGGTGAGGTCGATGCGACGGCGCCATGGTTTACGCGCACCACTCTGACGGGGACCGCACAAGGCCGGCGCGGCGAGACGCCTTACACCCGCTGGGGCAATCGCCCTGCCGTGCTGCTGCAGTCGGCGATGGTCCTGTTCGGTGTTGTGTTGGGCCGGATGCGACTACGCGGGTATTGA
- a CDS encoding GNAT family N-acetyltransferase, translated as MAAHRRWQLDAYEIDTDPARLDLAVAHDFIARRSYWGKGIPFDVFVRSVEGALCFGVYHDQTLVGFARVISDRATIAYLGDVYIDEAHRGQGLSKWLMQCVLAHPELQGLRRWMLVTGDAHGLYRQFGFTGLAAPERYMERLHPDPYGTPD; from the coding sequence ATGGCGGCGCATCGGCGCTGGCAGCTCGATGCCTATGAAATCGATACCGATCCCGCCAGGCTCGACCTCGCCGTGGCGCATGACTTCATTGCCAGGCGCAGCTACTGGGGGAAGGGCATTCCCTTCGACGTGTTCGTGCGCTCGGTCGAGGGCGCGCTCTGCTTCGGCGTCTACCACGATCAAACCCTGGTAGGCTTCGCCCGCGTCATCAGCGACCGTGCCACGATCGCCTACTTGGGCGATGTCTATATCGACGAGGCCCACCGCGGCCAGGGTTTGTCGAAATGGCTGATGCAATGCGTGCTGGCGCACCCCGAGCTGCAGGGGCTGCGCCGCTGGATGCTGGTGACTGGCGACGCGCATGGCCTCTATCGCCAGTTCGGCTTCACCGGGCTGGCTGCCCCCGAGCGCTACATGGAGCGCCTTCATCCCGACCCCTATGGCACGCCGGACTAG
- a CDS encoding multifunctional CCA addition/repair protein — MKIYQVGGAVRDRLLGLPVKDHDYVVVGATPEQMVALGYRPVGKDFPVFLHPSTNEEYALARTERKTAPGYTGFVFHTAADVTLEQDLARRDLTINAIAEDDHGVLIDPFHGVADLRAGVLRHVSSAFVEDPVRILRLARFAARFGFTVADETQRLMRDMVRSGEVDALVPERVWQELAKGLMEAQPSRMLLVLRECGALARILPEVERLFGVPQPVEHHPEIDTGDHVMRVLDYAASESAPLEVRFAALAHDLGKGNTSAAEWPHHYGHEARGVALVEALCNRVRVPNDCRDLARLVARFHGDIHRAEQLRPQTILKLLQSCDAFRKPDRFGLVLQACRADSRGRLGWEARPYPQAARLQLALAAACGVDAGAVAMACDDKRKIPERVAAARLDAIRQALGDPR, encoded by the coding sequence ATGAAAATCTATCAAGTGGGCGGCGCCGTGCGCGACAGGCTGCTCGGCCTGCCGGTCAAGGACCACGACTACGTGGTGGTTGGCGCCACGCCGGAACAGATGGTTGCCCTCGGCTATCGCCCCGTCGGCAAGGATTTCCCCGTCTTCCTGCATCCCTCGACCAACGAGGAATACGCGCTCGCGCGCACCGAACGCAAGACTGCGCCGGGTTATACCGGCTTCGTGTTCCACACCGCTGCGGATGTCACGCTTGAGCAGGACCTGGCGCGCCGCGATCTGACCATCAACGCGATTGCCGAGGATGACCATGGCGTGCTGATCGACCCCTTTCATGGCGTAGCCGATCTGCGTGCCGGTGTGTTGCGCCATGTCTCGTCAGCCTTTGTCGAAGACCCGGTGCGCATCCTGCGCCTGGCGCGGTTTGCCGCCCGCTTTGGTTTCACCGTCGCGGACGAGACCCAGCGCCTGATGCGGGACATGGTGCGGAGCGGCGAGGTCGACGCCCTGGTGCCAGAGCGGGTGTGGCAGGAGCTGGCCAAGGGGCTGATGGAGGCGCAGCCGTCGCGCATGCTGCTGGTGCTGCGCGAGTGCGGCGCGCTGGCGCGCATCCTGCCCGAGGTCGAGCGCCTGTTCGGCGTGCCCCAACCGGTCGAGCATCATCCCGAGATCGACACGGGGGATCACGTGATGCGGGTGCTCGACTATGCGGCGAGCGAGTCGGCGCCGCTCGAGGTGCGCTTCGCGGCGCTGGCCCACGATCTTGGCAAGGGCAACACGTCTGCGGCCGAGTGGCCGCACCACTACGGGCACGAGGCGCGTGGCGTGGCCTTGGTCGAGGCGTTGTGCAACCGCGTGCGCGTGCCCAACGACTGCCGCGACCTGGCCCGGCTAGTGGCGCGCTTTCACGGCGACATCCACCGCGCCGAGCAGCTGCGGCCACAGACCATCCTCAAGCTGCTGCAAAGTTGCGATGCTTTCCGCAAGCCAGACCGCTTCGGCCTGGTGCTGCAGGCCTGCCGTGCCGACAGCCGTGGCCGACTGGGCTGGGAGGCCCGCCCCTACCCGCAGGCAGCCCGGCTGCAACTGGCGCTGGCAGCGGCGTGTGGCGTGGATGCCGGGGCCGTGGCGATGGCCTGCGACGACAAGCGAAAGATTCCCGAACGTGTGGCCGCCGCCAGGCTCGATGCCATCCGCCAGGCGCTCGGTGACCCCCGCTGA
- a CDS encoding XrtA/PEP-CTERM system exopolysaccharide export protein — MKLGALMLKNLLVLILAMVMLGGCASSLVASKATDTSPEIEYLIGPGDSLNIQVWRNPEVSSSVTVRPDGKITTPLVEDVVAINKTPTQLAREIEKRLAKYIQEPIVTVMVGGFSGPYSQQIRVVGQATRPQALPFRQNMTILDVMIAVGGTTDFAAGNRASIVRVHGGKQQFGVRLDDLLKSGDISANVEMRPGDILIIPESFF, encoded by the coding sequence ATGAAGCTGGGCGCTTTGATGCTGAAAAATCTGTTGGTTCTGATATTGGCGATGGTCATGTTGGGGGGGTGCGCATCCTCCCTGGTGGCGAGCAAGGCCACCGACACCTCGCCGGAAATCGAATATTTGATCGGCCCTGGCGACAGTCTGAATATTCAGGTGTGGCGCAACCCAGAGGTCTCGTCCAGCGTTACAGTCCGCCCGGATGGCAAGATCACCACGCCGCTGGTCGAGGATGTCGTGGCCATCAACAAGACGCCCACCCAGCTCGCGCGTGAAATCGAAAAGCGCTTGGCCAAGTATATCCAGGAGCCGATCGTGACCGTCATGGTCGGCGGCTTCAGTGGCCCCTATTCGCAGCAGATTCGCGTGGTAGGCCAGGCGACGCGCCCGCAGGCGCTGCCGTTCCGCCAGAACATGACCATTCTTGATGTGATGATCGCAGTCGGCGGCACGACGGACTTTGCAGCCGGCAACCGTGCCAGCATCGTTCGCGTGCATGGCGGCAAGCAACAGTTTGGCGTGCGCCTGGATGACCTGCTGAAGTCTGGCGATATTTCGGCCAACGTGGAAATGCGTCCAGGGGACATTCTGATCATCCCCGAGAGCTTCTTCTGA
- a CDS encoding TIGR03016 family PEP-CTERM system-associated outer membrane protein, giving the protein MAKRNRLVLASRLCLIMALSYPSLSYALEWNTGARLPVSLGYTDNARLVGNGQDKTSDWYTLIRPGFSVYGASPRLQLNADYSYSYEQHHDERDSSGGNHSLTANGNSVLFENWLSLAATAGISQIRQDSQDFVGFTRRNLSDSRFWTVTPTLHHRFSGDIDLQASVATTNTNSSGSAASNDGRSTATNVSLTSGRLLSKVLLTGSLSENSTDYKGSGTDTRDQKGSLQVSWLMSPELTPYGVWGYDKLHDDGVQDAPKQSYWSAGLNWTPSSRTALGASFGHRFFGNTGSFFMQQRNRSTSMRLSYNRDMTTSRADMLVPFLASTRSTLDSLYKNSIPDDAARAAFVDNYLRTNNLPENFVALLPVQSTRRFLDTSYRADLAYSGARTSANLGVFWRDTDSGKISLADVNASVGVAEHTRQHGYTLDWSLRLGPKGSVGAGVGTTTSRFVHTGNDTRSNYYRTGISYTMGRHVIGSAELRRAEQKNSQDEQERVENSALLTVTATF; this is encoded by the coding sequence ATGGCCAAGCGAAATCGCCTCGTCCTGGCGTCGCGACTCTGTCTGATCATGGCGTTGTCTTACCCCTCCCTTTCCTATGCGCTGGAGTGGAATACCGGGGCTCGGCTTCCCGTGTCGCTCGGTTATACCGACAATGCGCGACTGGTTGGCAACGGGCAGGACAAGACCAGCGACTGGTATACGCTGATCCGCCCCGGGTTCTCGGTTTATGGGGCCAGCCCCAGGCTGCAGCTGAATGCCGATTACTCCTATTCGTATGAGCAGCATCATGACGAGCGCGACAGCAGTGGTGGCAACCACTCGCTGACGGCAAACGGCAATTCCGTCCTCTTCGAGAACTGGTTGTCGCTGGCCGCTACGGCGGGCATTTCGCAGATCAGGCAGGACTCGCAGGATTTTGTCGGCTTCACCCGGCGCAACCTGAGCGACAGCCGGTTCTGGACCGTGACGCCGACGCTGCATCATCGCTTCTCTGGCGACATCGATCTGCAAGCCAGTGTGGCCACGACTAACACCAACAGCAGTGGCAGTGCCGCCAGCAATGACGGGCGCAGCACCGCGACCAATGTCTCGCTGACCTCCGGGCGCTTGTTGAGCAAGGTGTTGTTGACCGGCAGCCTGAGTGAGAACAGCACCGATTACAAGGGCAGCGGCACCGATACGCGCGACCAGAAGGGCTCGCTGCAGGTGAGCTGGCTGATGTCGCCCGAGCTGACCCCCTATGGGGTGTGGGGGTACGACAAGCTGCATGATGATGGTGTGCAGGATGCTCCGAAACAGTCTTACTGGTCGGCGGGCCTGAACTGGACGCCCTCCAGCAGAACGGCGCTGGGCGCCAGTTTTGGCCACCGTTTCTTTGGTAACACCGGCAGCTTCTTCATGCAGCAACGTAATCGCTCGACCAGCATGCGCCTGTCCTATAACCGGGACATGACGACGTCGCGGGCGGACATGTTGGTGCCGTTCTTGGCCAGCACCCGCTCGACGCTCGATTCACTGTACAAGAACAGCATCCCGGACGATGCCGCGCGTGCTGCCTTTGTCGACAACTACCTGCGCACCAACAACCTGCCCGAGAACTTCGTTGCGCTGTTGCCGGTGCAGTCCACGCGGCGTTTTCTCGACACCAGCTACCGTGCCGATCTGGCCTATTCCGGCGCGCGTACCAGCGCGAATCTCGGCGTGTTCTGGCGTGATACGGACAGCGGCAAGATCAGCCTGGCCGATGTGAATGCCAGCGTGGGCGTGGCGGAGCATACCCGGCAGCATGGCTACACGCTGGATTGGTCGTTGCGCCTTGGGCCGAAGGGGAGTGTTGGCGCCGGCGTGGGTACGACGACCAGCCGCTTTGTCCATACGGGTAATGACACCCGCTCCAACTATTACCGGACCGGCATCAGCTATACCATGGGTCGCCACGTGATCGGCAGTGCGGAATTGCGTCGTGCCGAACAGAAAAACAGCCAGGATGAGCAAGAGCGTGTCGAGAATTCCGCCTTGCTGACCGTCACCGCCACGTTCTGA
- a CDS encoding XrtA-associated tyrosine autokinase, with the protein MNLIEKAASRINQGDALSADTAALRSQASPADEPPHAPLVQRAQARAAEVPVHAEAPSAESEQEIAERHVSRQITIDLERLRAAGMITPDDDKHQLAEEFRLVKRPLITNAVEATSSDRNRNLIMVTSSLPGEGKSFCSLNLAISIAMERDRRVMLVDADVARPSLLGYLGLQAERGLMDLLLDPNLQMSDVLLRTNIDKLSILPAGRGHKHATEFLASESMSNLLDEMANRYPDRIIIFDSPPLLVTSEARELAAHVGQVVMVVESGRTSQDAVKEALRQLEGCDIVNLLMNKGSSTPLDGYGYGYGYGYGYGYGRSGRS; encoded by the coding sequence TTGAACTTGATCGAAAAAGCAGCATCGCGCATCAATCAGGGCGACGCGCTGTCGGCTGATACCGCTGCGCTGCGGTCCCAGGCTTCCCCTGCGGATGAGCCCCCGCATGCGCCGCTGGTGCAGCGTGCACAGGCGCGTGCGGCAGAGGTTCCGGTACACGCGGAGGCCCCGTCGGCTGAGAGCGAGCAGGAGATCGCAGAGCGGCATGTCTCGCGGCAGATCACCATCGATCTGGAGCGCCTGCGCGCCGCCGGCATGATCACGCCCGATGACGACAAGCATCAGCTGGCCGAAGAATTCCGCCTGGTCAAGCGCCCGCTGATTACCAATGCGGTCGAGGCAACGAGTTCGGATCGCAACCGCAACCTGATCATGGTGACGAGCTCGTTGCCGGGTGAGGGGAAGAGCTTCTGCTCGCTCAACCTGGCGATCAGCATTGCGATGGAACGCGACCGCCGTGTCATGCTGGTCGATGCCGATGTGGCACGACCATCGTTGCTGGGCTACCTCGGGCTGCAGGCGGAACGTGGCCTGATGGACCTGCTGCTGGACCCCAATCTGCAGATGTCCGACGTACTGTTGCGCACCAATATCGACAAGCTGTCGATATTGCCGGCCGGGCGCGGGCACAAGCACGCGACTGAATTCCTGGCCAGCGAATCGATGAGCAACCTGCTCGATGAGATGGCGAACCGCTATCCGGACCGCATCATCATTTTCGACTCCCCGCCTTTGCTGGTGACGTCGGAGGCGCGTGAGCTGGCCGCGCACGTCGGCCAGGTGGTGATGGTCGTCGAGTCCGGCAGGACCAGCCAGGATGCCGTCAAGGAGGCGCTGCGCCAGCTCGAGGGCTGCGACATCGTCAATCTGTTGATGAACAAGGGTTCTTCCACGCCGCTGGATGGTTACGGCTACGGTTATGGCTACGGCTATGGCTACGGTTATGGCCGTTCGGGGCGCTCCTGA
- the ybeY gene encoding rRNA maturation RNase YbeY — MAASKPARPKLSLSVQYVLKSEDAPTRPQLRQWVRAALEGDAEIALRIVDAEEGQQLNRDYRGKDYATNVLTFVYDDMPEDAGLPLMGDIVLCDPVVRREAQEQGKTLHEHYAHLVVHGVLHLQGYDHEDDAEAELMEAREIEIVTKLGYDNPYQVK; from the coding sequence ATGGCCGCATCCAAGCCCGCCCGGCCAAAGCTCAGCCTGTCGGTGCAGTATGTGCTCAAGTCCGAGGACGCGCCGACGCGCCCGCAGTTGCGTCAGTGGGTGCGCGCCGCGCTCGAGGGCGATGCCGAGATCGCGCTGCGCATCGTCGATGCCGAAGAAGGCCAGCAGCTCAATCGCGACTACCGCGGCAAGGACTACGCGACCAATGTGCTGACTTTCGTCTACGACGACATGCCCGAGGATGCCGGCCTGCCGCTGATGGGCGACATCGTGCTGTGCGACCCGGTGGTGCGGCGCGAGGCGCAGGAGCAGGGCAAGACCCTGCACGAACACTATGCCCACCTGGTGGTGCATGGTGTGCTGCACCTGCAGGGCTACGATCATGAAGACGACGCCGAAGCGGAGCTGATGGAGGCTCGCGAAATCGAAATCGTCACCAAGTTGGGTTACGATAACCCGTATCAAGTCAAATAG
- a CDS encoding DUF2214 family protein, whose amino-acid sequence MIGNALLAWLHYLGFALMLACLALEHRLFRPAADAATLRTVARIDGLYGILAGLQIGTGIARMFAEKGAGYYLHNPVFHAKLGLFVLVGLLSIYPTVSFIRLRRQAESGSRQLAERTLRRVVMLIRVELLGMLVLPLLAALMARGVGA is encoded by the coding sequence ATGATCGGCAACGCGCTGCTGGCCTGGCTGCATTACCTCGGTTTTGCGCTGATGCTGGCCTGCCTTGCGCTGGAGCACCGCCTGTTCCGCCCCGCGGCTGACGCCGCCACCTTGCGCACCGTGGCCCGCATCGACGGGCTCTACGGCATCCTGGCCGGGCTGCAGATCGGAACGGGGATTGCACGCATGTTCGCGGAAAAGGGTGCCGGCTATTACCTGCATAATCCCGTGTTCCATGCCAAGCTCGGCCTGTTTGTGCTGGTCGGCCTGTTGTCCATCTATCCCACCGTGTCGTTCATCCGCTTGCGGCGCCAGGCCGAGTCCGGCAGCCGCCAACTCGCGGAGCGCACGCTGCGGCGCGTCGTCATGCTGATCCGTGTCGAGCTACTCGGCATGCTGGTGCTGCCCTTGCTGGCGGCCCTGATGGCGCGCGGGGTAGGGGCCTGA
- a CDS encoding HlyC/CorC family transporter produces the protein MDEPSKPSWLERLTSLLMREPEDREQLLDLLHGAFERNLMDAEALSMIEGVLQVSDIQVRDIMIPRSQMDVIDINDTPDEFVPFMIETAHSRFPVIDRDKDNVIGILLAKDMLRYFAQKEFNVRDELRPAIFIPESKRLNVLLRDFRTSRNHIAIVVDEYGGVSGLVTIEDVMEQIVGDIEDEYDYDEPEDNIIQDRNGQYRVKATTQIEDFNEMLESRLEDEDCDTVGGLVVKHFGHLPKRGEAVSFSGFHFEVLRADSRRLHSILVTPVEKAGS, from the coding sequence ATGGACGAGCCCTCGAAACCGAGTTGGCTTGAACGGCTCACTTCGCTGCTGATGCGCGAGCCGGAAGACCGCGAGCAACTGCTCGACCTCTTGCATGGCGCCTTCGAGCGCAATCTGATGGATGCCGAAGCCCTGTCGATGATCGAAGGGGTGCTGCAGGTATCCGACATCCAGGTGCGGGACATCATGATCCCGCGTTCACAGATGGATGTGATCGACATCAACGACACGCCCGACGAGTTTGTCCCCTTCATGATCGAGACCGCGCATTCGCGCTTTCCGGTCATCGATCGCGACAAGGACAACGTGATCGGCATCCTGCTTGCCAAGGACATGCTGCGCTATTTCGCGCAGAAGGAATTCAATGTTCGTGACGAGTTGCGCCCGGCCATCTTCATCCCGGAATCGAAGCGGCTCAACGTGCTGCTGCGCGACTTCCGCACCAGCCGCAACCACATTGCCATCGTCGTAGATGAGTACGGCGGCGTGTCCGGCCTCGTCACCATCGAGGACGTGATGGAGCAGATCGTCGGCGACATCGAGGACGAGTACGACTACGACGAGCCCGAAGACAACATCATCCAGGACCGTAACGGCCAGTATCGCGTCAAGGCGACGACCCAGATCGAGGATTTCAACGAGATGCTCGAGTCGCGCCTGGAAGACGAGGACTGCGACACCGTCGGCGGCCTGGTGGTCAAGCATTTTGGCCACCTGCCCAAGCGTGGCGAGGCGGTCAGCTTCAGCGGCTTTCATTTTGAGGTGCTGCGTGCCGACAGCCGGCGCCTGCACAGCATCCTGGTGACGCCCGTCGAGAAAGCCGGCAGCTGA
- a CDS encoding XrtA system polysaccharide chain length determinant, with product MSELLAQLSSILRAAWNYRWYALVSSWVLALGGWMFVYTMPDRFESSARVYVDTQSMLKPLMNGIAIQPNIDQQIAVMSKTLISRPNIEKVIRMADLDLKIKTPEEKERLIDRLISRISINPVGRENLFVIAYEDTKPESARNVVQSLMTIFVEGSLGDKRKDADTARRFLDEQIKTYEQKLVQAENSLKEFKRQHIGQMPEDGKDYYSQLAAVGAALNQAKLELAEAQKARDALKSQLSGDDLVVLPPQSDDAQGLNPELDSRIQSLKKNLDSLRLNYTEQHPDIIATKRIIEQLEEQRKQEAKGRKPTNYGGGQNGAIQQLKVALADAEAKVAGLSARVNEYSNRYNQFKAAANAIPQVEADFTQLNRDYQVNKQNYESLLARRESAHLSGEMDASTNVVDFRVIDPPRLPNQPSAPNRPLLMTAVLGVAALGGAAVALLLSQLRPTFNSRRELRDLTGLPILGSISMIWTKEQKRRARRGVWVYAGCYGALVLAFGAVMVFQSLVPRSAFM from the coding sequence ATGAGCGAACTCTTGGCGCAACTGTCGTCAATTTTGCGCGCGGCATGGAATTACCGCTGGTATGCACTCGTTTCGTCCTGGGTGCTGGCACTGGGCGGATGGATGTTCGTGTATACCATGCCGGATCGTTTCGAGTCCTCGGCACGGGTCTACGTCGACACCCAGAGCATGCTGAAGCCTCTGATGAACGGGATTGCAATTCAACCCAACATCGACCAGCAGATTGCGGTGATGAGCAAGACGCTGATCAGTCGCCCCAATATCGAGAAAGTGATCCGCATGGCGGATCTCGATCTCAAGATCAAGACACCGGAAGAGAAAGAACGACTGATCGACCGCCTGATCTCGCGCATCAGCATCAACCCGGTTGGTCGTGAGAACCTGTTCGTGATCGCCTACGAGGATACGAAGCCGGAGAGTGCACGCAACGTGGTGCAGTCGCTGATGACGATCTTTGTCGAGGGCAGCCTTGGCGACAAGCGCAAGGATGCGGATACCGCACGGCGCTTCCTTGACGAGCAGATCAAGACCTACGAGCAGAAGCTGGTGCAGGCCGAGAATTCGCTGAAGGAATTTAAGCGCCAGCATATCGGCCAGATGCCCGAGGACGGGAAGGATTACTACAGCCAGCTGGCTGCCGTCGGTGCCGCGCTGAATCAGGCCAAGCTTGAATTGGCCGAGGCGCAAAAGGCGCGGGATGCACTGAAGAGCCAGCTGAGCGGGGATGATCTGGTGGTGCTGCCGCCGCAGTCCGATGACGCGCAAGGGCTGAACCCCGAGCTCGATTCGCGCATTCAATCACTGAAAAAGAATCTGGACAGCCTGCGCCTGAACTACACCGAGCAGCACCCGGATATCATCGCCACCAAACGCATCATCGAGCAGCTCGAGGAACAGCGGAAGCAGGAAGCCAAGGGGCGCAAGCCGACCAATTATGGTGGCGGCCAGAATGGCGCGATCCAGCAGCTCAAGGTGGCGCTGGCCGATGCCGAAGCCAAGGTGGCCGGCTTGTCCGCCCGTGTGAACGAATACAGTAACCGTTACAACCAGTTCAAGGCGGCGGCGAATGCCATTCCGCAGGTCGAGGCCGACTTTACCCAGCTCAACCGTGACTACCAGGTGAACAAGCAGAACTATGAAAGCCTGCTGGCCCGGCGTGAGTCTGCCCACCTGTCGGGTGAAATGGATGCCAGCACCAATGTGGTCGATTTCCGTGTGATCGACCCGCCGCGATTGCCCAACCAGCCGTCTGCCCCCAACCGGCCGTTGCTGATGACTGCCGTGCTCGGTGTGGCGGCCCTCGGCGGCGCAGCCGTTGCGCTGTTGCTCAGCCAGCTCCGTCCGACATTCAACAGTCGTCGCGAACTGCGCGACCTGACCGGTTTGCCGATACTCGGCAGTATCTCGATGATCTGGACAAAGGAACAAAAACGTCGTGCCCGTCGTGGCGTGTGGGTGTACGCCGGCTGTTATGGCGCGCTGGTGCTAGCTTTTGGTGCGGTGATGGTCTTTCAGTCGCTGGTTCCGCGAAGCGCGTTCATGTAA
- a CDS encoding PhoH family protein — translation MNTTLDVAFTPIDNSRLTHLCGTLDENLKQIETALNVGIARRGEQFRVTGSEKQARQAILLLQKFYAKAERHLDLEDIQLGLVEHLRDAAPDGVEDGAPVLMTRRPDLRGRTPRQVEYLRQIQSHDITFGIGPAGTGKTYLAVASAVDALERDLVKRIVLVRPAVEAGEKLGFLPGDLAQKVDPYLRPLYDALYDLMGFDKVTRLFEKATIEIAPLAYMRGRTLNHSFIILDEAQNTTPEQMKMFLTRIGFGTKAVITGDVTQIDLAKHQKSGLIEAAHVLGEVRGIAFQHFQSEDVVRHPLVQKIIDAYDRHSKAQATSGKPEQGG, via the coding sequence ATGAATACAACTCTCGATGTGGCGTTCACCCCGATCGACAACAGCCGCCTGACCCATCTCTGCGGCACGCTCGATGAAAACCTGAAGCAGATCGAAACCGCGCTGAACGTCGGCATCGCCCGCCGTGGCGAGCAGTTTCGCGTTACCGGTAGCGAAAAGCAGGCGAGACAGGCGATTTTGCTGCTGCAAAAATTCTATGCCAAGGCTGAGCGCCATCTCGATCTGGAAGACATCCAGCTGGGCCTGGTGGAACACCTGCGCGACGCCGCGCCGGATGGCGTCGAAGATGGCGCACCGGTATTGATGACGCGCCGCCCCGACCTGCGCGGCCGCACGCCGCGCCAGGTGGAGTACCTGCGCCAGATCCAGTCGCACGATATCACGTTCGGCATCGGCCCCGCCGGCACCGGCAAGACCTATCTCGCCGTGGCCTCCGCCGTCGACGCGCTGGAGCGCGACCTGGTCAAGCGCATCGTGCTGGTGCGGCCGGCGGTCGAGGCGGGCGAGAAGCTCGGCTTCCTGCCCGGCGATCTGGCGCAGAAGGTCGACCCCTACCTGCGGCCGCTCTACGACGCACTGTATGACCTGATGGGCTTCGACAAGGTGACGCGGCTGTTCGAGAAGGCGACGATCGAGATCGCACCGCTGGCTTATATGCGCGGACGCACGCTCAACCACAGCTTCATCATCCTCGATGAGGCGCAGAACACCACGCCCGAGCAGATGAAGATGTTCCTCACGCGCATCGGTTTCGGCACCAAGGCGGTGATCACCGGCGACGTCACGCAGATCGACCTGGCCAAGCATCAGAAATCCGGCCTGATCGAAGCCGCGCATGTGCTCGGCGAGGTGCGCGGCATCGCCTTCCAGCATTTCCAGTCCGAAGATGTGGTGCGCCACCCGCTGGTGCAGAAGATCATCGACGCCTACGACCGCCACAGCAAGGCGCAGGCGACGTCCGGCAAGCCTGAGCAGGGGGGCTGA